Genomic segment of Limnohabitans sp. INBF002:
TCGTCGTTTGCAGTTAGTTTTTTTTCTGCTGTTTTACGAGGATCAGAACCTCGACATGCCCTGCCACGCGTCCGAACCCATGTCGAAACCAGTGCAGCCCCAAGTCTCCTATTTTAGGCCTGTGCCAGCAATTGCAAGAGCTTATTTGGAGAATCAATGGATAAATCTGCACCCCATGTGCTGATATCGGTCTTTTCGCCCAAATAACCGTACGTCGCGGCAACCGTGGGCATGCCCGCGGCACGGCCTGCAGCAATATCGCGCTCATCGTCGCCCACATACAGGCACACCTCTGGCGGCAGCGCCAAGCGGCGAGCAGCTTCGAAAAGAGGTTCAGGATGCGGTTTGGGATGCGGTGTGGTGTCCCCACTCACGATGGCTTGTGCACTAGCAAACAAAGGCATGGCCTGTGTGAGCGGATCAGTGAAGCGGGCCATTTTGTTGGTCACCACGCCCCAAGACATTTGCCGCAACTGAATGTGCTCAATCAAGTCTTCCACGCCGTCAAACACATAGGTGCGCACGGTCATGGCGGCTTCGTAGTTGGCAAAGAACTCTTCGCGCATAGCCATGAAGTCTTGATGCTCAGGCGTCATGTCAAACGCCACTTTGAGCATGCCGCGCGCGCCAGCGCCTGCCAATGGGCGGTACAACGCGTAGGGCAGTGACGGCATGCCACGGTCAGTGCGCATTTTGTCGGCGGCAGCGCCCAGGTCTGGGGCACTGTCAATCAAAGTGCCATCCAAATCGAACAGCACTGCACGGATATTTTTCAGCATCAAAGAGGCCTTTGTGTCGCGACCAAATAGTTCACACTGGTGTCGTTACTCATCCAATAGCGGCGGGTAATCGGGTTGTATTCCATACCACGGGTGTTTTGCCAATCCAAGCCAGCTTCGCGGCAATCACGCGCCAGCTCGCTGGGCCGGATGAATTTGGCGTATTCGTGCGTACCACGGGGCAGCATGTTCAACACGTACTCCGCACCTACGATGGCAAACAAGAATGACTTGGCATTGCGGTTGAGGGTGGAGAAAAATACATAACCACCGGGTTTGACCAACTGCGCGCATGCACGCACGATGGACGAAGGGTCTGGCACGTGCTCCAACATTTCCATGCAGGTGACCACATCAAAACTGGCGGGCTGCTCGGCAGCCAAAACCTCCACAGCCACTTCACGGTATTGCACGTTGGGCGTTTGCGCCTCCAAAGCGTGTAACTGCGCCACCTTGAGCGATTTGGTTGCCAAGTCAATGCCCAAAGCTTGAGCACCCGAACGCGCCATGGCGTCGGTCAAAATGCCGCCCCCACACCCCACATCCAGCACTTTTTTGCCTTGTAACGGAGCAATGCTGTTGATCCACTCTAGACGGAGGGGATTGATTTGGTGCAATGGACGAAATTCGCTTTCAGGGTCCCACCAACGGTGGGCGAGGTCTGAAAATTTGGCCAATTCGGCCTGATCAACGTTGGTATGAGTGGCAGAGGTTTGCATGGCATGTATTGTCGTTCAAGCAAAAAGAAACCCCGCCGAAGCGGGGTTTCTTTTTAGATCAGGTTGGATCAGTTTTTGCGGGTGCCCACAACTTCGATCTCAACGCGACGGTTCTTAGCGCGACCTTCTTTGGTCTTGTTGCTAGCAACAGGTTGCTTCTCGCCTTTACCTTCGGTGTAAATGCGGTTCTTCTCGATGCCTTTAGAGATCAAGTAAGCCTTCACAGACTCAGCGCGACGCACTGACAATTTTTGGTTGTAAGCGTCTGTACCGATAGAGTCAGTGTGACCCACAGCGATGATGACTTCCAAGTTGATGCCTTTGACTTTGGCAACCAAGTCGTCCAACTTGGCTTTGCCAGCTGGTTTCAACACAGACTTGTCAAAGTCAAAGAATGCGTCAGCAGCGTACGTCACTTTAGAAGCAGCAGCCACAGGTGCAGCAGGTGCAGCTTTTGGAGCAGCAGCAACAGCGCCATCACAGCCAGGAGCGGCAGTGGCGGGTGTCCAGTTGGCATCGCGCCAGCACAAACCTGTGGAGTTTTTCCACACGTCGCCAGAAGCATTGCGCCAGTTGTCAACGTTTTGAGCCATAGCAGCAGTTGCCAAAGCAGCGGTAGCAACAAAAGCTGCCAAGTTCTTCAAGTTTTTCATGATTCACCTCTGAGGGATTTATAAGCCGCAGACCACTCTGCGAATTCAGGCAGTCTAGATACTTTTACCTATGACGCTTAGAAATATTGTGCCATAACCCAAACACACTACTTCTACTCATAACAAGGTAAACAGAAAGCTGTTGCATGGCTGCCACAAGTGGGTGGTCGACTTATCAGCCTAAAATGTTCGGTTTCCTGCTTTACGGCCTCTTTCATGACCCAGTTCGCCAAAGAAACCTTGCCCATCAGCCTAGAAGAGGAGATGCGTCGCAGCTACCTAGATTACGCCATGAGCGTGATTGTGGGCCGCGCCCTCCCCGATGCGCGTGACGGCTTAAAGCCAGTGCACCGCCGCGTCTTGTTCGCGATGCATGAGCTCAACAACGACTGGAACCGTCCTTATAAGAAGTCTGCCCGTATCGTGGGTGACGTGATCGGTAAATACCACCCGCACGGCGACAGCGCGGTGTACGACACCATCGTTCGTATGGCGCAAGACTTCTCGTTGCGCCACATGTTGGTGGACGGCCAAGGTAACTTCGGCTCGGTCGACGGCGACAACGCGGCGGCCATGCGTTACACGGAAATCCGCTTGTCGAAAATCGCGCATGAAATGCTCAGCGACATCGACAAAGAAACCGTCGATTTCGGCCCCAACTACGACGGCTCCGAAAAAGAACCGCTGGTCTTGCCCAGTCGCATTCCGAACTTGTTGGTCAACGGATCCTCCGGCATTGCCGTGGGTATGGCCACCAACATCCCGCCTCACAACTTGAACGAAGTGGTGGACGCCTGCTTGCACATGCTGCGTCACCCCGAGGCCACCATCGACGAGTTGATGGAAATCATCCCCGCGCCCGACTTCCCAACTGCCGGCATTATTTATGGCATCAGCGGCGTCAAAGACGGCTACCGCACGGGCCGTGGCCGCGTGGTCATGCGCGCCAAGTGCCACTTTGAAGACATCGACAAAGGCCAGCGCCAGTCCATCATCGTGGACGAACTGCCCTACCAAGTGAACAAAAAGACCTTGCAAGAGCGCATGGCCGAGTTGGTTCACGAGAAGAAGATTGAAGACATCAGCCACATCCAAGACGAGTCCGATAAATCGGGCATGCGTTTGGTGATTGAACTCAAGCGCGGCGCCGTGCCTGAGGTGGTGTTGAACAACCTGTACAAACAAACCCAGCTGCAAGATACCTTCGGTATCAACATGGTGGCCTTGATTGATGGCCAGCCCAAACTGTGCAATTTGCGCGATTTGATCGCTGTGTTCTTGGGTCACCGCCGCGAAGTGGTCACACGCCGCACCATCTTCACCCTGCGCAAAGCCCGCGAACGCGGCCATGTGCTGGAAGGTTTGGCGGTGGCTTTGGCCAACATTGACGAGTTCATCCGCATCATCCGCAACGCGCCTACGCCCCCTGTGGCCAAGGCCGAGTTGATGACCAAGTCGTGGGACAGCCAACTGGTGCGCGAAATGCTCACCCGTAGCCGTGCAGATGGCGGCGTGATCAACGCCGACGACTACCGTCCCGATGGCTTGGAAAAAGAATTCGGCATGGGCAGCGATGGTCTGTACCGTTTGAGCGACACCCAAGCCCAAGAAATTTTGCAGATGCGTCTGCAACGCTTGACGGGTCTTGAGCAAGACAAGATCGTCAACGAATACAAAGACGTGATGGCCGAGATCGACGACTTGCTCGACATCTTGGCCAAGCCAGAGCGCGTGTCCACCATCATTGGTGACGAGCTAACAGTGGTGAAAAACGAATTCGGCCAAAGCAAGCTTGGCGCACGCCGCAGCGTGATTGAGCACAACGCCCAAGACTTGGGTACCGAAGACCTGATCACGCCCACCGACATGGTGGTCACGCTCAGCCACAGCGGCTACATCAAGAGCCAACCCCTGTCTGAATACCGCGCACAAAAACGCGGCGGTCGCGGCAAGCAAGCCACAGCGACCAAAGAAGACGATTGGGTGGACCAGCTCTTTATTGCCAACACGCACGACTATTTGCTGTGCTTCTCCAACCGCGGCCGTTTGTACTGGCTCAAGGTGTGGGAAGTGCCTGCGGGCTCACGCGGTTCACGCGGTCGCCCCATCGTCAACATGTTCCCCTTGCAAGAGGGCGAAAAAATCAACGTGGTCTTGGCCCTCACCGGCGCAGCACGCACCTTCCCTGAAGACCAATTTGTGTTCATGGCCACCTCCATGGGCACGGTCAAGAAGACCTCGCTGGACGAATTCAACAACCCACGCAAGGGCGGCATCATCGCCGTCAACTTGGACGAAGGTGATTTCTTGATTGGCGCAGCCCTGACCGATGGCAAACACGATGTGATGTTGTTCAGTGACGGTGGCAAAGCTGTGCGTTTTGACGAGAACGACGTGCGTCCCTTGGGTCGCAGCGCCCGCGGTGTGCGCGGCATGATGATTGAAGAATCACAAAGCGTCATTGCCATGTTGGTGTCTGAGCAAGAAGACCCCAACACCGTGATTGACGATGGTGTTGCACGCGCCAGCGTGTTGACCGCCACCGAAAACGGCTACGGCAAGCGCACCAACATCAGCGAATACACCCGCCACGGCCGTGGCACCAAAGGCATGATTGCCATCCAGCAATCTGAGCGCAACGGCAAAGTCGTGGCAGCCACCTTGGTCCAAGCGGACGACGAAATCATGCTCATCACCGACACCGGCGTGCTGGTGCGTACCCGAGTGGCTGAAATTCGCGAAATGGGCCGCGCCACACAAGGCGTGACCTTGATTGGTTTGGACGAAGGTGCCAAGCTCAGTGGTTTGCAACGCATTGTCGAAAACGATGCCAACGCGCACTTCAGCGAAGGCGCAGAAGACGGCAGCGCTGAAGGCGGCACAGACGCACCCAACGAAGGTTGATTCAGGCATGAACCGCCCCTTTAACTTCTCTGCAGGTCCAGCGGCGATGCCGCTGGAGGTGTTGCAGCAAGCCGCCGCCGAGATGACAGATTGGAACGGCAGCGGCATGGGCGTGATGGAAATGAGCCATCGCGGCAAAGAGTTCATCAGCATTTACGAACAGGCCGAGGCTGACGTGCGCGAGCTGTTGGCGGTGCCTGCCAACTTCAAAATCTTGTTCATGCAAGGTGGTGGTTTGGCAGAAAACGCCATCGTGCCCTTGAACCTCTCACGCGGCGAAACCGTCGATGTGGTGGTCACTGGCAGCTGGAGCGAGAAGTCGTACAAAGAAGCTGCCAAATACTGCACACCGCATTTGGCAGCCACGGGTGCTGAAAGCCACTTCACGTCCATCCCTGCCGCCGCGCAATGGCAACTGACTTCAGGTGCGCAATACGTGCATATCTGCACGAATGAAACCATCCACGGCGTGGAGTTTCACACCTTGCCCGATCTCAAAGCCTTGGGCTCTGACGCACCGCTGGTGATCGACTTTTCATCGCATGTGCTCTCGCGCAGCGTCGATTGGGCACGAGTGGGCGTGGCATTCGGTGGCGCACAAAAGAACATTGGCCCCGCTGGCGTCACGCTGGTGGTGGTACGCGAAGACTTGTTGGGCCACGCGCTCAAAGTCTGCCCCAGCGCCTTCAACTACAAAACCGTGGCCGACAACGGCTCGATGTACAACACACCGCCCACGTACAGCATTTACATGGCGGGCCTGACCTTCCAGTGGCTCAAACGCCAAGGTGGTGTGGCCGCGATGGAGCAACGCAACATCGCCAAAGCCAAGCTGTTGTATGACTTCTTGGACAGCTCCAGCTTCTACAGCAACAAGGTCGCGCACGACTGCCGCTCGCGCATGAACGTGCCCTTCTTCTTGGCCGACGAGTCGCGCAACGACGCGTTCTTGGCCGGCGCCAAAGCTGCAGGTTTGTTGCAGCTCAAAGGCCACAAGTCGGTCGGCGGCATGCGTGCCAGCATTTACAACGCCATGCCCCTCGAAGGCGTGCAAGCGTTGGTGAGCTACATGCAAGCGTTTGAAAAAACACACGCGTAAACCACGCACAAGACGAAATACATGAGCCAACAACCCATCCAGTCTGACGCCCTTGGCGCTTTGCGCGTGCAAATCGATGCACTCGACCAACAGCTGCTGCAATTGGTCAACGACCGCGCCAAAGTGGCCGAACAAGTCGGTGAAATCAAACGCGCCGAAGGCTCGCCCTTCTTCCGTCCTGACCGCGTGGCACAAGTGATCGACAAGATCACCCAAGCCAACCCCGGCCCGTTGAAGAACGAGCACATTGCGTCCATCTGGCGCGAAATCATGTCGGCTTGTTTGGCCCTCGAAGCGCCACAGCGCGTGGCCGTGCTCGGCCCCCAAGGCACGTTTTGCGAGCAAGCTGCGATTGAGTTTTTCGGCAGCGCGGCCAACCTGATTTACTGCGCCAACTTCGACGAAGTCTTCCACGCCACCGCTGCGGGCACCGCCCAATACGGC
This window contains:
- a CDS encoding HAD-IA family hydrolase, with the protein product MLKNIRAVLFDLDGTLIDSAPDLGAAADKMRTDRGMPSLPYALYRPLAGAGARGMLKVAFDMTPEHQDFMAMREEFFANYEAAMTVRTYVFDGVEDLIEHIQLRQMSWGVVTNKMARFTDPLTQAMPLFASAQAIVSGDTTPHPKPHPEPLFEAARRLALPPEVCLYVGDDERDIAAGRAAGMPTVAATYGYLGEKTDISTWGADLSIDSPNKLLQLLAQA
- the ubiG gene encoding bifunctional 2-polyprenyl-6-hydroxyphenol methylase/3-demethylubiquinol 3-O-methyltransferase UbiG; the protein is MQTSATHTNVDQAELAKFSDLAHRWWDPESEFRPLHQINPLRLEWINSIAPLQGKKVLDVGCGGGILTDAMARSGAQALGIDLATKSLKVAQLHALEAQTPNVQYREVAVEVLAAEQPASFDVVTCMEMLEHVPDPSSIVRACAQLVKPGGYVFFSTLNRNAKSFLFAIVGAEYVLNMLPRGTHEYAKFIRPSELARDCREAGLDWQNTRGMEYNPITRRYWMSNDTSVNYLVATQRPL
- the ompA gene encoding outer membrane protein OmpA, which produces MKNLKNLAAFVATAALATAAMAQNVDNWRNASGDVWKNSTGLCWRDANWTPATAAPGCDGAVAAAPKAAPAAPVAAASKVTYAADAFFDFDKSVLKPAGKAKLDDLVAKVKGINLEVIIAVGHTDSIGTDAYNQKLSVRRAESVKAYLISKGIEKNRIYTEGKGEKQPVASNKTKEGRAKNRRVEIEVVGTRKN
- the gyrA gene encoding DNA gyrase subunit A is translated as MTQFAKETLPISLEEEMRRSYLDYAMSVIVGRALPDARDGLKPVHRRVLFAMHELNNDWNRPYKKSARIVGDVIGKYHPHGDSAVYDTIVRMAQDFSLRHMLVDGQGNFGSVDGDNAAAMRYTEIRLSKIAHEMLSDIDKETVDFGPNYDGSEKEPLVLPSRIPNLLVNGSSGIAVGMATNIPPHNLNEVVDACLHMLRHPEATIDELMEIIPAPDFPTAGIIYGISGVKDGYRTGRGRVVMRAKCHFEDIDKGQRQSIIVDELPYQVNKKTLQERMAELVHEKKIEDISHIQDESDKSGMRLVIELKRGAVPEVVLNNLYKQTQLQDTFGINMVALIDGQPKLCNLRDLIAVFLGHRREVVTRRTIFTLRKARERGHVLEGLAVALANIDEFIRIIRNAPTPPVAKAELMTKSWDSQLVREMLTRSRADGGVINADDYRPDGLEKEFGMGSDGLYRLSDTQAQEILQMRLQRLTGLEQDKIVNEYKDVMAEIDDLLDILAKPERVSTIIGDELTVVKNEFGQSKLGARRSVIEHNAQDLGTEDLITPTDMVVTLSHSGYIKSQPLSEYRAQKRGGRGKQATATKEDDWVDQLFIANTHDYLLCFSNRGRLYWLKVWEVPAGSRGSRGRPIVNMFPLQEGEKINVVLALTGAARTFPEDQFVFMATSMGTVKKTSLDEFNNPRKGGIIAVNLDEGDFLIGAALTDGKHDVMLFSDGGKAVRFDENDVRPLGRSARGVRGMMIEESQSVIAMLVSEQEDPNTVIDDGVARASVLTATENGYGKRTNISEYTRHGRGTKGMIAIQQSERNGKVVAATLVQADDEIMLITDTGVLVRTRVAEIREMGRATQGVTLIGLDEGAKLSGLQRIVENDANAHFSEGAEDGSAEGGTDAPNEG
- the serC gene encoding 3-phosphoserine/phosphohydroxythreonine transaminase — encoded protein: MNRPFNFSAGPAAMPLEVLQQAAAEMTDWNGSGMGVMEMSHRGKEFISIYEQAEADVRELLAVPANFKILFMQGGGLAENAIVPLNLSRGETVDVVVTGSWSEKSYKEAAKYCTPHLAATGAESHFTSIPAAAQWQLTSGAQYVHICTNETIHGVEFHTLPDLKALGSDAPLVIDFSSHVLSRSVDWARVGVAFGGAQKNIGPAGVTLVVVREDLLGHALKVCPSAFNYKTVADNGSMYNTPPTYSIYMAGLTFQWLKRQGGVAAMEQRNIAKAKLLYDFLDSSSFYSNKVAHDCRSRMNVPFFLADESRNDAFLAGAKAAGLLQLKGHKSVGGMRASIYNAMPLEGVQALVSYMQAFEKTHA